The Silene latifolia isolate original U9 population chromosome X, ASM4854445v1, whole genome shotgun sequence genome contains the following window.
aattttcatcttgggtcattcggaaacagcctctttgtgttgctaacacaagggtaaggctgcgtacatccgacccccccttaccccgcaatttgcgggagccattgaggcactggggtaatgttgttgtattgtataagttttttttattagttttttgtGAATTGCGATACTTATAATAGTAGAAGTTAACTCGAAATGTGAGAATAAGTCGTTAGAAACTGACGGAGTGTATTTATAGTTTATTCAGCACATCATTTGAGAACTTTATAGAGGGGAGTTTTGCAAATATAGCTAGGGAAGCTAAGGAGGAAGTAAATAAACTGGATGCAACAGGAACTTTGAGGGACATAAAGTAAATAGATATGTATTGCAAATGGTGTAGTCCTTATTTTTGCAAAACAAACTTATAAACCAACAAGTCTTATTATTTCAGGTTGATAGCAACAGCCTGCTTATCCTCTATATGCTTTGTTCACTGTCTTAGATCATGAAGTGCTTGTATCTGTCTTCATTGAGTGATCGAGAGAAGTAATTTGCAAAAAACTCGCCTATAGTGAATTCTCTGTACATTGGTGGGTTTTGCTCTGATATTAACTCTTTGATAGGAGCACAAGTCTTTGGGGATGTGGCTAGACCTGTGAAAAAGAAGGCTGCTGAAATTCTTGGACCAACACGGTTGGCTCTTACTCTATGCAACACACTTTTGAGCTTGTCATTAGATATCATCTGCAACATACATAGAAAAGATAGTGAGAAAAAGGGCTAATCACAACTAATCTAGCAACATTGCTGAACTAGGTATTAAATCTGAGATTTGTCAGGTCTAGTTTAGTAAGATCTCTGTCTCATCTCATTTGATAGTTTACGTATTCCATTTTTAGATGTCGCGTACAACCATTTACTTTCTTTTGTAGACATTGTTTTGTGTTGTGGAATGAGCGACTCTCGCTAGTAATAGATTGGATGGAATACCATATTACAGCGAATTGATTGGAGGGATTACCATATTACTGAGGTTACATAAGGAACCGATCAGAAACAAACGTAATTGATTGGAGGGAATACCATATTACTGAGGTTAAACAAAGGGGTGAATGGTATAACTAAACCTGAAGAATGTCCCCAATATTGATGATCAAAGCACCAGGAATAGGCTGAACATCAACCCATTGATTCTCATGAAGAACTTGGAGGCCGCCgatttgattttgagcaagaactGTAATGAAAGAGGAATCAGAATGCTTTTCAGTTCCTAATGCCAGTTCTGGTTGTGGACATGGAGGGTAGTAGTGGTACACACAGGTCCATCCCTTGTCACCTTCCATTTCTTTCAGACAATCGGGCTTTAGACCAAGTGCCAGTGACAGTAACTCGAGTATGGTGTTGCCGAGCTTAAGAACTTCGTcaatatggtctaatatcgtgtTCCTGTGTAAACAAGCGATGATGAATGAGTTTGTAAAACCAACCTAGTAGGACATATTTGAGGTGGCAATTAGCAAGTCTGCATGTTCACAGGTAAGGCCATATGGCCTTAGGTTATGTCCAGACTGGGTCATGAACTGGAGGTAAGTACCACTGCCTATTCACTAGGCTATGCACTGGTCGTCTGGCCCTATCGGCCAATTCTCATTCTCCTAATGCAATTAACCAGGGACACTCATTGTGGAGTTCTTAACGAATGAATTTCCGAAAATAAATCTGTGTGTGCTTTGTTGGTATGTGTTATTGTGTATCAGTCTTCCTCTGTTTTGTAGAAACTAAGTTTAAGCTCGTTAAAATTCATGGATCttaaaaaatattaatattagtaATTGTACTTAAAACCCTAAGAATCGAGACACTGCGTCTTTTTTTCGTAGTAATCTTTATTTTTTCCCCTTATTTTGAAATAAAATTCTTTGACCGGCTATAACTCTTAGCCACATTTCATTGTTCAAAATGAGGGGTACACcttaaaaaaaccgaaaaaaaaaacatcgGGTAacatgtagaatatcccaaaaaTCGTTCATATATTTACTAGATCAATAAGAGCCAttggtaacaaaaaaaaaaaaaaagtaatttgtTGCTTGTTTCAAAGTAAAAGCATTAGATATTATTACCTGCATATGGGTGGTAATAATTTGGGGTCAAGATGATCCGTATAGGAACAATTAACAGCCAATGTGTCCCTCCAAATAGCAGCTTTCATCCTCCTATCATAATTACTGTTGTACTCTACTTGTTTCTTGCCTCTGCTGTACAACTCTTCCTTGGCTTCTAAATCCTGCTCATGAAACATCTTAATACCCTCTATCATTCTATCTAGGACATCCATGGGGATCCCATGATTTAAAACATGAAAGAATCCCCATTTCTGTGATGCGTACAAGACCTCCTGAACTATTTTTTCGCGATCAATATCATTGTCGAGTCCTGCTAGATCAATAACAGGAACTCTCAGGTTTGCATCGTGAATGCTAGAGTTTTGTACCCTTTCATCGGAAGGTTGAATGAACATCTTAGGAAGAATGTTTATACCAGAGTCTGCCAGTCCTTTAGTCCCTGCCTTTGTTTCGTCAAAGGCCTTACGTTCTTTCTCCCGATCAAAGCCACCACCTTGTAATTCACTGGCAATGATAGTATCCATCTCTGCTTAATTACTAGGTAAAGCTTGAGTTAAGATAGGTTGGCTACTTTGCTTAGTAAAGTGAAGGGATtgtagaaagtttgaaaatttgcTTAAGAATAGAAATAAAACCAGTTTGTGAAACAAGTTTAGATGTTTTATGTTCTGAAGTAACTGTAGATGTTAGAACTCTCCTTATATAGAATAATAGAGCAGCTGTAAGTTCAGAAAATCTGATACTGTAACAATTATTGACAAATTAATATTTAGCAGGTAGCAGTTGAGAATCAACACATTAATATAATATTTGAACATTATTGGCTTTACATGACAGACAATCAAGAAGTGGATCATGCCAACTAATTATTTAAGTTGATTGTTGTAACTTGTACGTAATCTTGGTGATGTGATCAGTGACCTTTTCAACAGAATGTTTACCATTCCTGATTTGCAGATGCCAGATTATAAGCTGATGAAGAAGTGAAGGATGGGAAATGCTGAGCCTGCAAGATGTAAGGTTTGGATTTCGGTATTTAAAAGTTGCTGAATTTTAGAGAGACTGTCATACTTATTTCATTCTAATGAGAGAGACATCCCTTCAGACTGCTGGAGCAATATCCTTGGGTTGTTGGAACCATGCCGTGTCATCCGTTTATTACTGTCAAGCTGGGCAACTTAAGATGTCTTCCTCTGGGTCTTAGGGTCTAGGTCATTTTTGCTGTCAAATAAACATAGATTAACTCATTTAATGCTAATAAAAATGAGTTGTCTTTCTACACAATGAGACCGTCTCATAGTGTAAGACCGTGTCATGCAATAACTATTAACTATTGTTCAAGTTTAACACAAGCTGGTGTTACCGGACTTGC
Protein-coding sequences here:
- the LOC141617804 gene encoding 1-aminocyclopropane-1-carboxylate oxidase homolog 1-like translates to MDTIIASELQGGGFDREKERKAFDETKAGTKGLADSGINILPKMFIQPSDERVQNSSIHDANLRVPVIDLAGLDNDIDREKIVQEVLYASQKWGFFHVLNHGIPMDVLDRMIEGIKMFHEQDLEAKEELYSRGKKQVEYNSNYDRRMKAAIWRDTLAVNCSYTDHLDPKLLPPICRNTILDHIDEVLKLGNTILELLSLALGLKPDCLKEMEGDKGWTCVYHYYPPCPQPELALGTEKHSDSSFITVLAQNQIGGLQVLHENQWVDVQPIPGALIINIGDILQMISNDKLKSVLHRVRANRVGPRISAAFFFTGLATSPKTCAPIKELISEQNPPMYREFTIGEFFANYFSRSLNEDRYKHFMI